One region of Drosophila kikkawai strain 14028-0561.14 chromosome 2R, DkikHiC1v2, whole genome shotgun sequence genomic DNA includes:
- the LOC108076733 gene encoding cylicin-2 isoform X1 — MAMLAEPRRRKRYNLCPRGKALYEDDNRFGTKMLEKMGWSKGNGLGARQDGEKDFVRIRFKNDAEGLGYEARDDQWTTHEEGFNGLLKSLNGGEDDKEANGKASESEEEARPMGFGFKAEEPEEPSKKKLKENISGMSLEERSKQSKARVHYQKFTRGKDLSRYSEKDLANIFGKKATEDIVAPVVVEEPKEEKKDVSPNFGGVQTVSTGLSVSDYFKQKMEAMKNRLKNGTTPVNGVGEAQVNGSELDVEEGKAESVSDEPIKKKKKKSAERVVETPITEPKKKKKSKRSSQDEAEKVGEEACEEQKPVEEEETIAKKKKKKSKSSSQDEVEEAKEEACVEPKPLEDEEAAGKKKKKKYKSSSQDGVEEVGEAVEDVEAVAKKKKKNKKDKADKIEETPETLVETIEILDEPAPKKKKSKKTELIDSEIILIDDNSNSRNESEAVDELARKKKSKKCEENQLEAIDTNEISEGKENPPKKKKKSKQEPEDAIQTDSNALDSTEKSSKKKKKAKTSDNEPVPKDAPPQSESEPTSVAPEPSFKKIKDKGRKHIDTDVSAALKSFGDKSDQSADKDQPEDFLSLEAIKNKLQLFNTFTISQFCAEQFQMLEMSRFRNSTLSEIVGYGTSEDVDLKVVENKDDEQRIIDLWHNRKTNKYKRKANTQNIRYPKIVKRTTIRAVKKRVAFVGI, encoded by the exons atggCTATGCTGGCAGAACCACGACGCCGCAAGCGGTACAACCTGTGCCCTCGCGGCAAGGCTCTGTACGAGG ACGACAACCGCTTTGGCACCAAGATGCTGGAGAAAATGGGCTGGTCCAAGGGCAACGGTCTGGGCGCCAGGCAGGATGGCGAAAAGGATTTTGTTCGCATTCGCTTCAAGAACGACGCCGAGGGACTGGGTTACGAGGCAAGGGATGACCAGTGGACCACGCACGAGGAGGGCTTCAATGGGCTACTCAAATCTTTGAACGGCGGCGAAGACGATAAAGAGGCCAACGGCAAAGCATCTGAATCGGAAGAGGAGGCCAGACCGATGGGGTTTGGCTTCAAAGCCGAAGAACCCGAGGAGCCATCTAAAAAGAAACTCAAGGAGAACATCAGCGGAATGTCGCTCGAAGAGCGCTCAAAGCAAAGTAAGGCTCGAGTTCATTACCAAAAGTTCACACGCGGCAAGGACCTATCCCGGTACAGCGAAAAGGATCTGGCCAACATTTTTGGCAAGAAGGCAACCGAAGATATCGTGGCGCCGGTAGTTGTCGAAGAGCCAaaggaggagaagaaggaTGTGTCCCCCAATTTTGGAGGCGTGCAAACCGTAAGCACGGGGCTGTCCGTGAGCGATTATTTCAAGCAGAAAATGGAGGCCATGAAGAACAGGCTTAAAAACGGAACAACCCCAGTGAATGGGGTTGGTGAGGCTCAGGTAAACGGCAGTGAGTTAGATGTCGAGGAGGGCAAGGCCGAGAGCGTCTCAGATGAGcctataaaaaagaaaaagaagaaaagcgCAGAAAGGGTAGTCGAGACTCCAATTACTGAAcccaagaaaaagaagaaatctAAACGCTCCTCTCAAGATGAAGCTGAAAAAGTGGGAGAAGAAGCCTGTGAGGAACAAAAACCCGTGGAAGAGGAAGAAACTATtgctaaaaagaaaaagaagaaatccaAGTCCTCCTCTCAAGATGAAGTTGAAGAAGCGAAAGAAGAAGCCTGTGTGGAACCGAAACCTCTGGAAGATGAAGAAGCTGCtggtaaaaagaaaaagaagaaatacaAGTCCTCCTCTCAAGATGGAGTTGAAGAAGTGGGTGAAGCTGTGGAAGACGTAGAAGCTgttgccaaaaagaaaaagaaaaataagaaggaTAAAGCAGATAAAATAGAAGAGACTCCAGAGACTTTGGTTGAAACCATCGAAATACTCGACGAGCCCgccccaaaaaagaaaaagtctaAGAAAACCGAGCTGATTGACTccgaaataattttaattgatgaCAATTCAAACTCCAGGAACGAATCAGAGGCCGTGGATGAACTTGCTAggaaaaagaaatcaaagaaATGTGAAGAAAATCAATTAGAGGCCATAGATACCAACGAGATAAGTGAAGGAAAAGAAAATCCtccaaaaaagaagaaaaagtcAAAGCAGGAGCCTGAAGACGCCATACAAACGGATTCAAATGCTCTCGATTCTACCGAGAAATCctcaaagaaaaagaaaaaggccAAGACTTCCGATAATGAGCCCGTACCTAAAGATGCCCCACCTCAATCAGAATCAGAACCAACCTCCGTTGCCCCTGAACCTTCATTTAAAAAGATTAAAGACAAAGGAAGGAAGCACATAGACACAGATGTAAGTGCTGCCCTTAAAAGTTTCGGCGATAAAAGTGATCAGTCAGCCGATAAAGATCAGCCTGAAGACTTCTTATCACTGGAAGCGATCAAAAACAAACTACAATTATTCAATACCTTTACAATCTCTCAATTTTGTGCAGAACAATTCCAAATGCTCGAGATGAGCCGGTTTCGCAACTCGACGCTGAGTGAAATTGTGGGCTACGGGACCAGCGAAGACGTCGATCTGAAAGTGGTTGAGAATAAAGATGACGAACAGCGAATCATAGAC
- the LOC108076733 gene encoding PIN2/TERF1-interacting telomerase inhibitor 1 isoform X2: MAMLAEPRRRKRYNLCPRGKALYEDDNRFGTKMLEKMGWSKGNGLGARQDGEKDFVRIRFKNDAEGLGYEARDDQWTTHEEGFNGLLKSLNGGEDDKEANGKASESEEEARPMGFGFKAEEPEEPSKKKLKENISGMSLEERSKQSKARVHYQKFTRGKDLSRYSEKDLANIFGKKATEDIVAPVVVEEPKEEKKDVSPNFGGVQTVSTGLSVSDYFKQKMEAMKNRLKNGTTPVNGVGEAQVNGSELDVEEGKAESVSDEPIKKKKKKSAERVVETPITEPKKKKKSKRSSQDEAEKVGEEACEEQKPVEEEETIAKKKKKKSKSSSQDEVEEAKEEACVEPKPLEDEEAAGKKKKKKYKSSSQDGVEEVGEAVEDVEAVAKKKKKNKKDKADKIEETPETLVETIEILDEPAPKKKKSKKTELIDSEIILIDDNSNSRNESEAVDELARKKKSKKCEENQLEAIDTNEISEGKENPPKKKKKSKQEPEDAIQTDSNALDSTEKSSKKKKKAKTSDNEPVPKDAPPQSESEPTSVAPEPSFKKIKDKGRKHIDTDNNSKCSR, translated from the exons atggCTATGCTGGCAGAACCACGACGCCGCAAGCGGTACAACCTGTGCCCTCGCGGCAAGGCTCTGTACGAGG ACGACAACCGCTTTGGCACCAAGATGCTGGAGAAAATGGGCTGGTCCAAGGGCAACGGTCTGGGCGCCAGGCAGGATGGCGAAAAGGATTTTGTTCGCATTCGCTTCAAGAACGACGCCGAGGGACTGGGTTACGAGGCAAGGGATGACCAGTGGACCACGCACGAGGAGGGCTTCAATGGGCTACTCAAATCTTTGAACGGCGGCGAAGACGATAAAGAGGCCAACGGCAAAGCATCTGAATCGGAAGAGGAGGCCAGACCGATGGGGTTTGGCTTCAAAGCCGAAGAACCCGAGGAGCCATCTAAAAAGAAACTCAAGGAGAACATCAGCGGAATGTCGCTCGAAGAGCGCTCAAAGCAAAGTAAGGCTCGAGTTCATTACCAAAAGTTCACACGCGGCAAGGACCTATCCCGGTACAGCGAAAAGGATCTGGCCAACATTTTTGGCAAGAAGGCAACCGAAGATATCGTGGCGCCGGTAGTTGTCGAAGAGCCAaaggaggagaagaaggaTGTGTCCCCCAATTTTGGAGGCGTGCAAACCGTAAGCACGGGGCTGTCCGTGAGCGATTATTTCAAGCAGAAAATGGAGGCCATGAAGAACAGGCTTAAAAACGGAACAACCCCAGTGAATGGGGTTGGTGAGGCTCAGGTAAACGGCAGTGAGTTAGATGTCGAGGAGGGCAAGGCCGAGAGCGTCTCAGATGAGcctataaaaaagaaaaagaagaaaagcgCAGAAAGGGTAGTCGAGACTCCAATTACTGAAcccaagaaaaagaagaaatctAAACGCTCCTCTCAAGATGAAGCTGAAAAAGTGGGAGAAGAAGCCTGTGAGGAACAAAAACCCGTGGAAGAGGAAGAAACTATtgctaaaaagaaaaagaagaaatccaAGTCCTCCTCTCAAGATGAAGTTGAAGAAGCGAAAGAAGAAGCCTGTGTGGAACCGAAACCTCTGGAAGATGAAGAAGCTGCtggtaaaaagaaaaagaagaaatacaAGTCCTCCTCTCAAGATGGAGTTGAAGAAGTGGGTGAAGCTGTGGAAGACGTAGAAGCTgttgccaaaaagaaaaagaaaaataagaaggaTAAAGCAGATAAAATAGAAGAGACTCCAGAGACTTTGGTTGAAACCATCGAAATACTCGACGAGCCCgccccaaaaaagaaaaagtctaAGAAAACCGAGCTGATTGACTccgaaataattttaattgatgaCAATTCAAACTCCAGGAACGAATCAGAGGCCGTGGATGAACTTGCTAggaaaaagaaatcaaagaaATGTGAAGAAAATCAATTAGAGGCCATAGATACCAACGAGATAAGTGAAGGAAAAGAAAATCCtccaaaaaagaagaaaaagtcAAAGCAGGAGCCTGAAGACGCCATACAAACGGATTCAAATGCTCTCGATTCTACCGAGAAATCctcaaagaaaaagaaaaaggccAAGACTTCCGATAATGAGCCCGTACCTAAAGATGCCCCACCTCAATCAGAATCAGAACCAACCTCCGTTGCCCCTGAACCTTCATTTAAAAAGATTAAAGACAAAGGAAGGAAGCACATAGACACAGAT AACAATTCCAAATGCTCGAGATGA